A window from Triplophysa dalaica isolate WHDGS20190420 chromosome 3, ASM1584641v1, whole genome shotgun sequence encodes these proteins:
- the dad1 gene encoding dolichyl-diphosphooligosaccharide--protein glycosyltransferase subunit DAD1: MSNSVFSVISRFVEEYRSSTPNKLKVVDAYLLYILLTGVFQFVYCVLVGTFPFNSFLSGFISCVGCFILAVCLRIQINPQNKGDFLTVSPERAFADFLFAHTVLHLVIVNFVG, translated from the exons ATGTCTAACTCTGTATTTTCTGTCATATCGCGGTTTGTGGAGGAGTACAGAAGCAGCACGCCGAACAAACTGAAGGTGGTCGACGCGTATCTGCTGTACATTCTGCTCACTGGAGTCTTTCAGTTCGTCTACTGTGTGTTGGTGGGAACGTTTCCCTTCAACAGCTTCTTGTCTGGATTCATCTCATGTGTGGGATGCTTCATCCTGGCCG TTTGTCTTCGCATCCAGATCAACCCTCAGAATAAAGGAGATTTCCTGACTGTGTCTCCTGAGAGAGCCTTTGCTGACTTTCTCTTTGCTCACACTGTTCTTCATCTCGTGATTGTCAATTTTGTTGGCTGA